The sequence ttattattaatattaataagttctattatataatctattattatattaaaagtagtaTTTTAGCTCttaattagcttaaatagtaGCCGGTCTAAGATGtctttataagaaatagcttaaattatatagataaagaattaaagatagacagtaatatatttttcttaagtttattacttaaactaaaagtaaaagggcatattatattctttatataattctttataatttactttaaatagtatattctataagactatatttAGCCTAGTTATActagtagctttttaaataaggCGCCTAATAgctgtatatatatattaaagcttaatattattcttAACTATAGGGTCATCTAgctttatagtatactttaataatataaggccctttAGATACTGTTTTCTAttactaaagtcttttaagtaggtagttaattttagttaataaagctataagtttaatatagctaaattacctatctttttaatagtctttatttccttcttttagGCCTCTTTAaaccttacctaaaagacttaagtggcttattaagtaattatatctttcCTTACCTacttaatacctaaattctctagattataaccttttactaccttaaagtatttactatataggcctttagtaaaaagctattaatagaatatactatctctttagtatattaagcctgtatttactttaatagtattagctttttataggcCAGGCCTTAGGTCtagcttaactttatatactttctagaggtatttatttctttattttaggtttatatttatagtctggcattttatagtaaagatatattaaaaccctctacttttaggcttattaagtactttaattaattaattagtatttagtataagcAGTAAAGTTAATATCTCCTTATtgcttttaataagattaagtgctttagcctataacttgactttattaatatctttttttataagtctatatgGTTTATTGTAAAGATATATCTAgattcttttatatataattatatacttatataacctatagtaTAGAAGGTataggttatttatatagttaaaatattctattatactaacttaatattaatagaaatataaaaataaattagagactatcttttttaaaattaatagcgGCTTAAACCCCTTTTACCTgcttttaaggtaaacttactttttttctattaataaaagctaatataagtataactgctatatctttatatagcaGTTAAGGCAAGCTCCTAATTAGGTACTGTATATAGGCTAcccttattaataaacttatattaaatctaatatctataattaaagccagtaatagaagtacttttataataaaaaaaatactttattataatcttattattaaaatttatatacttataagtttttataaagattatattatatcttataggcaaACTggagtttattaattaccttaaattTAATTCATTAGTTACCCTATATTATACTAGtattcttttatttcctactaaaattaatttattggTTATTAAATGATATAAGGGATGctattaggttttttatataaaataaaatagctataaatctttaaaaaatattatttaataaagctaactatactattatataaagtatttttgTTAGGAATTGTTTATCTTATCTACCGGCGCAGGAAATACTATAGCCAAAATCACGGTGTGGTAGcgccaccaccgccaatGGCTATGAGTGATATAACAGGCTGGGCGTCCCCTCTATCTCCGTCCAACATCAGAAGTCAGGCTTGCCCTGCAAGTCCCCGTCTGAACTGACGAGTGACCAACGGTCGCCTGACATACATCAGAGGATGACTCTCAAGAATGAACTTCAGGTTACTGGGGTTGGTGATGACCCGCAGATACTGATTTTAAAACTGCTCATTGTTCTTCCCAATGCAGACAAACTTTTTACATTCCCGACATTCAGCCATGCCCTCTCATAGAATTACAATAGTGTGGCCTGATTATTTCACTTACTGTAGCAACAACCCCGCGTCCGCCTACCTTATGCATGTAGTAAGCTGAAAAAGAATGTTGGGTTGGTAATCAACTCAGGGCCACTCAGATGCTGGAGCCGCGTTTGTTGGAAGAACATTGGTGCAAAAAGTCATACGACTAATGCTGCAGGAGGCCCACCAGACACGTGGTGAAGATAGCTTCCGTGAGGGGATGGGGCATAGCCGCCTTATATATTAACAGGAGAATCTTTCTCGtatttactttaatctttCAATATGCTAGTATGGATTGAGAGTTAGAGCTTATGACACCAAGGCATAAGGGATAATTCTTTTTCATTCTCCAGCTCCATCTAGAAGATGGAAGCGCACCAGAGACAGATTCAGGCAATGGCTACTATCGATGGAATTCCTGCTGACAGTAGAATGTCTTCTTCAAATCCATACCAGAAGCAATCTAACGTTAACAACATACGCTTCAACAACGACCATCGGCGTTCGCTTCATCTTGTAACATCTTCCCCCGATGATGATAATCGATATCATGCATACTCTGACGAGCCACCACTTCCGAGAAGCTTCGAGGAAGACatttctccatcatcttcaattaTAGATGCAATGGAAGAGCTTTTTATAGATTACGGTCAGAGCGAAACACGGAACAACACAGCTAACCCCAAATATGATCAGCTGACTCGGTCTTCGGTCATGCGAGACTGTGACATAAGAGCTCATCATCCTGTAGAAGCAGGTGACAAGATCTCCATGGGAGTCACACTGACAGAACCTTTCGGTTTCATATGGCGTACGCCTTTCCTTTTATCATGCAGCAGTGTTATGTACAAACACTAATCATAAACCAGCGAAATGCCCTACAGAGATGGAGAACGCACCGATGATAGTCAAATGGGAAGTTTGCCGTATTGCATGCCACTGTTCTTTGAATTTAGAAGGTGTACCCCTGAAGTATCTCTCACAATGGAGAGATCAGGATGTTTTCTGGAAAGCCCTGAAACAGTACAATTGCTTCCGTCATCAAAACTTGCCACCAAAGTGTGATAGAGAAGTATGGGAACAAAGCCATGGACAAGATCTTAACACGGAAAGAGCTGTAGAGTATAAGGCCAGGCTACACTTTGACGATCCAAACAAGGAACCATTGCTGGAGCTTGAGAAACCTGTGCTTGGAAAAAGCTCCCGACTTCGTCGAAAATTTGGTTTCAATCGTTTTACAGAACTTCAGCTGCTCTTTAGCGATAAATGCGCGACAATCCTCAAAAATAAAGACAAAAAGAGAGTACTAGCCAGATGGCTAGTCCGAGAGCGTCATCTATTTCTGACTCAGGAATGGGTAGCAGTTTTCATCGAGGAAATACAATCAAGAAAAGGAAAACTCGGCTTAGTCGCACCTAGGAAAACTGGCAAACACGTTGTTCTGTTCGCAGAGCACGTGAAAGGATTCAACATCGGCTCTAATATGCCTGCAAGGGCTAGTCTGATCAATCGTCCATCAGCTTCCACGTCAGTTGATTCATTTTGTGACAGGTACGATGTACTGGACTGGCTTTTGCAGCTTGATTCCAACACAGATCAGCCTTACATTAAGCTATTTCATCGAATTTCGTTAGGTAACATCGCAATCCCCTTTGTATACTCTTAACTGACATCATTGCTAATACACCACACACCCATTTTATAGGCCTAAGCAAAACAACCCCTACTGTGTTGCTCTCGGAAAGGTCTATTCGGAAAATGCATACAGATGTTATATCTCCAAACGGTACGCCCATGAACGATGGCATCGGAAAAGTTTCTCAGCTGCTTATGAGGGAGGTGCGGGATGCCATGGGTCTGGACTTTCTCCCAGCAGCGATTCAAGCTAGGATTGGTGGGGCTAAAGGGCTCTGGATGATGGATCTAAGTCCTTATTCCCTAGACGAGCGCTGGATCGAGATATATCCATCGCAGCGAAAATGGGATTGTAACTGGTCTGATCCCGGACACCGAACCTTGGAAGTGATTTCAGTTTCTTGTTATACGGGACCAGCCTTTCTGAACCTCCAGTTCATTCCAATCTTGGAAGAGCGAGCAGTTAATCGAAAGCTCATGCGCAGAATTCTTTCCGAACGCATAGGCGAGCACCTTCGTAACGACTTGGACAATGTCAAAGCAGCCACAGAAACACCGGAGGTCTTTCGAAAGTGGATCCATGGAACTTCCTACACCACGTTTGGTGATAGACAAGATGGCACATCATGGTTTGTGGGAGGTTTACCTTCAAACTGGCCTGGGACAATGAGCTTTCTTGCTGACGGCGGTTTTGAACCAATGAGGCTCGAGTTCCTCAATAGTATGATGTTCGATCATCAAAAAGACCGTTGGAAACATATGGAAACCAAGCTTCATATCAAGATTACCAAGTCAACTTCGGCATTGATGACCGTCGATTTCCAGGGGGTCCTGGCGCCAAATGAGGTTCAGCTGTGCTTTTCACCGGCATTTGATGATGGACAACAGACCCTTGATGACCTTGGTGGATTTCAGGTGCTTGTTGGCCGCTGCCCAGCACATCTACCAAGCGATATTCAAAAGGTAAATGCTGTGTTCAAGCCAGAGCTACGACACTTCAAAAATGTCATCGTATTCTCTTCTTTAGGCGACGAGCCACTAGCAAATAAGCTCTCAGGGGGGGATTATGACGGAGATAAGGCCTGGGTTTGCTGGGATCCAGACATAGTCGACAATTTCAAGAGCACTGACATGCCTTCACCGCACAATTTCGAGGAGTACTTCCAGCCCAACACTCAGACGTTAGGAAGTCTAGCATCCCGATACGGCAGGCCTCACTATTTGGACATGTTTTTGGAAAAAGCCTTCGACTTCCATCTTAACCCCTCTTTCATGGGCATTTGCACAagctataaagaaagcttagcTTATCATGAGGGCAGTATCGGAAATGAGATCGTCATCAAACTGAGCTTGCTTTTAAGTGCGCTCGTGGACCAAGAGAAAAGCGGTTTCGAATTTGACGACAATAGTTGGTGTCGTATCAAGGAAGAGCTGTGTGGTGGCAAAATGTTCCTGAAAGCTCCAACCTATAAAACCGACAACCTTGCGGCTTTAGCTACCTCGAACCATATTATCGATTTCCTCAAACTTAGAATACACCAGCGGATACAAGACGGGATCAGAGAGTTTTCTGATTACCAAAAGTGTTCTGGCATTGGATACGATAAACCACTGCTCACCACGTTTGATCCAGACCTTGTTAGGTATTGGAACGATTTTGAGGACCAAGCAAACCAGATAACATCACTATTCGATCCATCTTCCTGCTGGTTCAAAGACTTCCGGTCAAGTCTCATTCAGGAAATAGATGAATGTGGGACATATTGGAAGAAGGCGATGTCTGGCAAAGAACACTACCTGACCAAGGTCGTCCCTGTTCATGAACGGTGGAAGGATATCTCACCGGTTATTAAAAGTGACTCGCTAGTTGCATCTCTAATGGCATCCTCACTCAAAAGTGGGGTAGGGAGCTCGAAAGAGTTAGAACCGTGggatcttctcaaagctAGTCTCACCTTTAAGAGACATCATCAACGTACCAAATTCGTTTGGTACATAGCAGGTCGGCAACTACAGTTTATCAAAGCTTGTAGAGGAAGAGGTAATAATGGGAATGGTATACTGCCACCGATTCCTGTGGTTTCGAGGATGTACAGAATCCTGCGTCCAGATACAAGACGAATTGAGAGGGTCCTTGCTAGTCAAGAAGAGAATTTTGAGGATGATTGATAATAGGGATGGTAATTAAACTTATCAATTTGTGTCCCTAACGACCTGTAAGCTCTGAGAAAATAAGATACTGTCACCATTTCACAAAGAGCAACGGGAGGGATCCTGTGTGAACACACACTCCGAACATAAAACTAGACCAAAGTCAAACTACAGCAAAACAACTCAGGTATAAAAAAAGAtgatataataagtatatagagatatttaGGGCTGAATGAAATCAGAGAGCGTTATGGATTTGTGATTAAGTATAGAAGAAATATCGAGAAACCGGGCCAAGTGGAGTTAAGACAACCTCTCGGTAttttgtatatatatatatatttgaACCATGGGCATCACCTGTAGAATGTGGTCCCAAAAATGAGGTTTGAAGCCTTACGGGCCTCGCGAAGAATCCATAAACCCCTGATTTTTGGTATAGAGTATAACGACAGTGAATCCAAGCTTGACCCTCTCAGGAATTACCTCTCCAAACTTGGCTAGCCTGGAAAGCAATGGAAATGCTCAATCTTTGACGAACAGTGTTATACCAAGCAAAATCTCCGCAGTTATTATCTCGCCCAAGAAAGCCGAATATCTCCAAGGACGATAGGAAAATCCACCCGCAGTTTGGAAGATATCAAGATCGACGTTGCCTTCGTCAGGTAAGTGCTCAAAACCGGAAATGCTGCCTCATCCCAAAAGTGAACATATTGCCGATTGACATACTTATTTTCGGTCCAAAGCCAGTCTTTAAAGTCACCGTCTTTCATGTCTGCTGTGATTTACTCTACTGTGGATACCTACTCTTTGTGGTCAAGCTATGGGATACGTACCGGGATAAGTCATTAAGAGCTTTTGTAGCTTCCTCGCCTCCCGGCTGTCATGTAAATTGATAAGCAttaaggataataattcTCGCTCTGCGACTATCTTGGCGCTCGCCTAATCTCTGTGTGTTATGGCGATCCAGAAAGCATCGCAATAAGCCCGAGAGACGGTCGCATCATTGATCTCCTCATACGCAAGCAGGTAATAGCCTCTGTACGCGCTGTAGAATCTTGGGCGGCGCCTGAAATACCACCGATCCATCAGCGATGGAGTGATCAAGTGCCTGGATCTCGATCAAGCTTCGGTCACTCATTTTGCGCTCAGTGGGTGACAGAGAACATTGGCCACAGATACAAGTAAAGATTACCAGACTCATAATACCCGCGTTCTGGCACATATATGATTGTGATCGTTGAACCGGTCACGATTTCTTGGTAGCAGAGGTTCTATAGCAGAATTGAAATCACATCAATAATGTGGAACCTCTTGTTTATCTCAGAACATATCGGTTTCCTGCTCTTCTATTCCTATTTGCCGTGTACCCCTGTTTATGTCCGACCTGTTTCCATATAATCCATTCCCCAGCGACTGATATGTCCCAGTTCGATCGACGATGTGCGTGCACGACACTCACGCTTGGGACCGCCTACTTTAGCTTTGATATGTTACTCACTCTCTTTCTGTGATTTCAATTTGAAGTTTCTTGCTAATGATCTTTACGATTTAGTGGTACCGAAAGGCTGGTCGAGTGTAGCCTACTTCCAATATAGGACTTGAAGATCTCTTTTACTATGATCCTTCTTGATCGCAGAGGCAGTCGATAAATGAAGCTTCAATTTAACCCTAACCCTCACTCTCGAGATCCCGTGTTTCTTTTCCCACCTAGACCCCATCAAAAACCAAAAGGCTTTGAAGACTGATATCACCAAAGCCATGATAATACAATAGTTCCCGGCCGTGGTGAACTGGAAATTCAGCTACTACCATGATGCTGATATTCTCATTACCAATACCTGCTTCAGCCAAAAGTTGAAGCACTGCATAAAGCGTCTTTCCAGTGGCAAGTACGTCGTCTATTACAACCACTGATGCGCCCCTAGGAATCAAATCTTGACTCATCTCGATTTTCTTCCCTCCTAGATGATTAAATTCTGAGCCGGAGATATGTGATGATGGCTTATTGACAGAGAAGGTGGGCGGGGGAAGCTTCCCGGCTTCGCGGATTAGTGCCATGGGGACGTTGACTTGCTGGGCCAACGCGGATGCATACACGAAGCCTCCCGCTTCGCAACAAGCCACCGCTCCAACTTCACCCCAATCACCTTTGAACTGGGTTTGTAGCAGAGAAGTGCACAAAGCCAACCCGCCCTGCCGTTGGGCGATGTTGAGCACATGTCGGAAATCGATGCCTGGGCGTGGGAAGTCGGGCACAGGGACCACCATAGTAGCTAGTCGCTCCAGGTCCTTGTGGAGGAGGGGAAGTAGGTACTTATCCGCAAACCTCCCGGCCACGCCGTCTCCCGTTGCTTCATTGTCGAAGACAAGACTGTGAAGGTAGTTCAATGTTGTTGAGTTCGACTTACAATCACTACCATTGCTGCCACGATGGCCATTCTTATAATCGTGATCATGTAGATTATTCTCCTTGACTTGGCACTTCCGGCGAGCTTGTCGAGTCTTTTCACTAGCTGTGACGTGAATGTCAAGCAATCTGCAGTTTGGAACCAAATGCGACAGGGTTGCAGTCGGTGCCTCATCTCTCATCCCGGTGATTACCAGTACATCCGTATCTGCGGCGCCGGACACCACATTCAGGAAGTGCTTCTCGGGAAGCCGAGGTTGTTGGCGCATCTGTTCCTTGAAGAATGCCGTCAATTCTGGTCTGTGTTGTTCCTTGTAAGCGCGATCCAGCAACAGAGCACCGAAGTCTGCGCCGGTAGCTGCTGCGTATTCTCGCTTGGTGGTGTCGCTGATGCTGGCCTTGCGTGCCTTGCAGTGTTTGTGGGCACATCTAGTAAACATGGAGACCCAAATATCAGCGCAGTGATCTTTACCAGCCCCGCTTTCTCCCGTAACAAGAATAATTAGCTTCTGTTTTGTTGGCGGTGTTGGGAGCGGACAGGCGTAAGCCAACACCTTGCGTGGGTCTAGGGTCTCCTTGAGCCAGGCCAGGCGCGGTCCGTTTGGTCCGAAAGCCATGGCTGCCAGCGGCGTATCTCTGGGATCCGGCCCAAGGTCCGCACCATAAGCTCCGCTGCTCAAAGGCAATAAGTCTCTAGCCACATCATACACCCATTTCACGGCATCTAGAGCAACTTCAGTTCCGCCCTGGTCACGAGGCCAGACAGCAGTTATCACACAGGCAAAATCCCAGTCTCGACAGCCAAAAGCAGTAGCATCATCGGCCACATCGCTGAGCGCCCCACCTCCTTGAAGCAGATGAATGTAACAGAGCGGAGACGGACGAGTCTCTATGGCCGCTAATAAGACGTCGGAGATTCCCACAGCCCCGATTTGTTTCAAAAATAAACACCGCTTGAATGAGGACGTCTTGCCACCACCATGTCCACCGTGCATACCGGATACGTACATTTCGGTTTCGAATAGGCCGACGCCATCAACCGTCTCGAGACTACCTTCCGGCCCCAATGCTGAGTCTATGAGCGTATGCGACTGGGAAGCAACTTTAGTCGTAGCAGATTCGATCAGCGTCACGCCAAGATGTATCTGCGCGTTATTTGAATACAAATACGCATCCGCGGAACAGTGCCGAGCAAAAGTTTTGGTACACTGATCAAATTCGTGAAGCTTGAGCCGCGCTTCATGATGGTCTTTTAGGGGGATGCTCCAGTTCCGGACGCAATATATTCGGGCCGCATGAGCTTCAAATACAACGCTGACAATGATGCCAAAGTTGGTCCCTGCGCCTTTCAAAGCCCATAATATATCGCTCTCATCTTCTGACTTCATGGCACCGGCCGGTCGATGTTTGCTTGGTACGCGACCGACGTATAGTACTTGACCAGAGGCCACGCTAACCATTACTGCACCCACGATGGCGTCACACGCAAGCCCGTGCAACCTGGTCAAATGTCCAACGCCGCCCTGCAGCCAGAGTCCTGACCCTACACTTGGGCGGGCTCCCATAGGTACTGTCAAGCCTACTGCCATAGTTTTGCGGATGATGTCTCCAGTATTGCAGCCAGCCTCCGCGATAACCAGGGGTGTAGAATCAAGATTGGGTCCTTCTCCCTCCGTCACAGTTGTGACCGTGTGTACTTGATCAAAAGCACCCATGTCAATGGCGACAACGTTAGGCCAAAGACACTGGCCGCTATGACTTCCGCCTATGACAGTAAGACCAACGTTTTGTTCAAGGGCCCAGTTCACACATTGCTGAATGTGCTGAATCTGTTTCGGTCTAACAATCGATGCGGGACGGTGGAGGCGGGCTTCCTGGTTTTTAATTCTCCTGCCTTTATCCACCAATGGCATCTGTGCCATCAAGTCCGGCAATGTAATTGCTTGTTTAGTAAAAGTGGCCATGACGTTGGGCGAACTGAACAAGAGATGGTCGGGGTGTGCCTTTTCACAACGACCAAGTGCGTGGCATAGCTTACGCCATTCGCCCCGAATAGCTTCATCCATTTTCGCCTCTGCGAAGGTGAAGCCCGCGATCAAAGAAGTAAATCGGTCcattttctcatcatcggttGCTACCCGAACGACACCGGTAGGGAAAGACGCCGTGCTATGACACACCAAGCCGTCAAGGTTCAAGTCGCCATCACGATGGAACACCGCCACTATTCCCGGTTCTGAATGATCGTCAAGTGATTTCAATGCCCGTTCGATAAATTTGCGTTTAGGTTTCATGCCGTACATGCTATGGCAGAATATGACGACATCAAACTTCTCACCTTCACTTGCCCCAATCCCTGTACTGCTTCTTGTGTTTTTGTTGTCATTTTCTGGCGTGAACGGCATCTGATGAATATCGGGCCGGCGTTCCAGGCACGGCAGAGGAGTCTCTGTTCCTGAGATGTGGTGAAGCCAATCATCTAGTCTTATGGCAAACAAGTCATTAGGCTCGAATGCAACATATCTCCTGACTTTGCGCCTGATATGATAAGGCAAGTATCCAACAATGCTCTTTGGTCCGGGTCCGATTTCTAGCAGCGAGATATAACCCCGCGACTTCAGTAAACGACGTAGGAGCGAAGAGAGTTGAGGGACAATAAATTTCTGGTATGTCGTTGATTCCGAGCCTTGAAAAAGGACGTCGAAACCGGCGCTGTACTCCACGTGGGACAACGGCTGCGTTGCGTGCGGTGCTGTCGCCCTCGCTGTCTGCCTAAGGGCTTGCTTCAGGGTGTCGAGAGTGGCCATATCAGCTTACACGCTTTGTTGCCGGTAGAGATAATGGAGTATGATTGTGTATGGGTGACGATTAGGTTTAGCTGAATTGTGTAGCTACGGAGCTGTTGCCGCTTCTTATCTGCCTCGATACTGGGTGTAATAGAAACGTCAGAATCTTTGGTTTATCGAAGAGAATCTCGATTTTTGACTAACCGATCATTTACTTGATTTTGATTCTTATTCTTATGCTTTCTGTTATCAGGGAAAATTTTACTTCGGGAGTTAATGAGATGAGCAAGTCCTTGTTGGATGGTGGGTAGAACTTTGATGTCCGCGTTGGCGTTATGTTATCTTGGCAACGTTGATGTGTGGCCACGTCAGCCCCCTCATTATTCGAAAAGGTTTCAACTCTCCCTATCAACGAAGAACACGTTTACCGTGTGGTATGTTGAAGAGTTTGTGTGATCCCTTCCGCGAAAAAACCTGTGTCGGCCGGCCTCCCGCATGGCTTACCATGCAGGAGGCCGGATGTTCTAACAATACGTGGCAGTGATTCTCTTAGGCTGTTCAAGAGGGGCCGTATCAAAGTACATGGGGTTTAGATCCTGTCTACAAGACAAAAGTGCAACACAAATTTCCGTGTATCATGCACCATATCGATAGGTTTTACGCAATAGGAAATTGAAATTCATTTCTGCAGGGAACGGAGACAAAGCACTTAATGGAGAAGGGACCATTGACTG is a genomic window of Fusarium fujikuroi IMI 58289 draft genome, chromosome FFUJ_chr12 containing:
- a CDS encoding related to qde-1 RNA-dependent RNA polymerase (RdRP), whose amino-acid sequence is MATIDGIPADSRMSSSNPYQKQSNVNNIRFNNDHRRSLHLVTSSPDDDNRYHAYSDEPPLPRSFEEDISPSSSIIDAMEELFIDYGQSETRNNTANPKYDQLTRSSVMRDCDIRAHHPVEAGDKISMGVTLTEPFGFIWPKCPTEMENAPMIVKWEVCRIACHCSLNLEGVPLKYLSQWRDQDVFWKALKQYNCFRHQNLPPKCDREVWEQSHGQDLNTERAVEYKARLHFDDPNKEPLLELEKPVLGKSSRLRRKFGFNRFTELQLLFSDKCATILKNKDKKRVLARWLVRERHLFLTQEWVAVFIEEIQSRKGKLGLVAPRKTGKHVVLFAEHVKGFNIGSNMPARASLINRPSASTSVDSFCDRYDVLDWLLQLDSNTDQPYIKLFHRISLGLSKTTPTVLLSERSIRKMHTDVISPNGTPMNDGIGKVSQLLMREVRDAMGLDFLPAAIQARIGGAKGLWMMDLSPYSLDERWIEIYPSQRKWDCNWSDPGHRTLEVISVSCYTGPAFLNLQFIPILEERAVNRKLMRRILSERIGEHLRNDLDNVKAATETPEVFRKWIHGTSYTTFGDRQDGTSWFVGGLPSNWPGTMSFLADGGFEPMRLEFLNSMMFDHQKDRWKHMETKLHIKITKSTSALMTVDFQGVLAPNEVQLCFSPAFDDGQQTLDDLGGFQVLVGRCPAHLPSDIQKVNAVFKPELRHFKNVIVFSSLGDEPLANKLSGGDYDGDKAWVCWDPDIVDNFKSTDMPSPHNFEEYFQPNTQTLGSLASRYGRPHYLDMFLEKAFDFHLNPSFMGICTSYKESLAYHEGSIGNEIVIKLSLLLSALVDQEKSGFEFDDNSWCRIKEELCGGKMFLKAPTYKTDNLAALATSNHIIDFLKLRIHQRIQDGIREFSDYQKCSGIGYDKPLLTTFDPDLVRYWNDFEDQANQITSLFDPSSCWFKDFRSSLIQEIDECGTYWKKAMSGKEHYLTKVVPVHERWKDISPVIKSDSLVASLMASSLKSGVGSSKELEPWDLLKASLTFKRHHQRTKFVWYIAGRQLQFIKACRGRGNNGNGILPPIPVVSRMYRILRPDTRRIERVLASQEENFEDD
- a CDS encoding related to adenine phosphoribosyltransferase; translated protein: MATLDTLKQALRQTARATAPHATQPLSHVEYSAGFDVLFQGSESTTYQKFIVPQLSSLLRRLLKSRGYISLLEIGPGPKSIVGYLPYHIRRKVRRYVAFEPNDLFAIRLDDWLHHISGTETPLPCLERRPDIHQMPFTPENDNKNTRSSTGIGASEGEKFDVVIFCHSMYGMKPKRKFIERALKSLDDHSEPGIVAVFHRDGDLNLDGLVCHSTASFPTGVVRVATDDEKMDRFTSLIAGFTFAEAKMDEAIRGEWRKLCHALGRCEKAHPDHLLFSSPNVMATFTKQAITLPDLMAQMPLVDKGRRIKNQEARLHRPASIVRPKQIQHIQQCVNWALEQNVGLTVIGGSHSGQCLWPNVVAIDMGAFDQVHTVTTVTEGEGPNLDSTPLVIAEAGCNTGDIIRKTMAVGLTVPMGARPSVGSGLWLQGGVGHLTRLHGLACDAIVGAVMVSVASGQVLYVGRVPSKHRPAGAMKSEDESDILWALKGAGTNFGIIVSVVFEAHAARIYCVRNWSIPLKDHHEARLKLHEFDQCTKTFARHCSADAYLYSNNAQIHLGVTLIESATTKVASQSHTLIDSALGPEGSLETVDGVGLFETEMYVSGMHGGHGGGKTSSFKRCLFLKQIGAVGISDVLLAAIETRPSPLCYIHLLQGGGALSDVADDATAFGCRDWDFACVITAVWPRDQGGTEVALDAVKWVYDVARDLLPLSSGAYGADLGPDPRDTPLAAMAFGPNGPRLAWLKETLDPRKVLAYACPLPTPPTKQKLIILVTGESGAGKDHCADIWVSMFTRCAHKHCKARKASISDTTKREYAAATGADFGALLLDRAYKEQHRPELTAFFKEQMRQQPRLPEKHFLNVVSGAADTDVLVITGMRDEAPTATLSHLVPNCRLLDIHVTASEKTRQARRKCQVKENNLHDHDYKNGHRGSNGSDCKSNSTTLNYLHSLVFDNEATGDGVAGRFADKYLLPLLHKDLERLATMVVPVPDFPRPGIDFRHVLNIAQRQGGLALCTSLLQTQFKGDWGEVGAVACCEAGGFVYASALAQQVNVPMALIREAGKLPPPTFSVNKPSSHISGSEFNHLGGKKIEMSQDLIPRGASVVVIDDVLATGKTLYAVLQLLAEAGIGNENISIMVVAEFPVHHGRELLYYHGFGDISLQSLLVFDGV